gctTCTTTACCCTACAACCTTATTGGGGAATTAACACTGTTCCGTGCCCCATCCTCAGCCATCCACCAAAGTGGCCACAACAGTGGTGTGATCCACAGTGGGATTTACTACACCCCCGGGTCTCTGAAGGCCCGTCTCTGTGGCAAAGGGGCCGCTATGGCCTACGAGTACCTGGACAAGAAAGGACTCCCCTATAAGAGGTGTGGAAAGGTGAGTTCTCTCAAATACGTCTAATTCACATCGGGTTTGCCCTTAGGGCTGTAGATGTTGTTTACCGTGGTTTAGTAAATATTGATGAGTAGACGTATCGCTTGGATTTGGACCTCAAAGTATTTTTCTTTCCCTAAAGCGCCTATTGTCATTGTAGCTGAATTTAGTATGATCTTCTATCCAGGTCCCCCTCGCAAAAGGAGGTTTCTAACCTCAAGGTTGAATAATGGTTCAAAGGTTATACTAAGGTTAAAACATCGTAGTATTTAAGCAGTATCAAGCTCACATTTCTGTGCATGACATGTTTCACCATAACCGTCTACCATTTACAGTATATCGGGGGAGTGTGTCAATGCTAATCAGATCATTGTGGGAGGTTGATGGAGCCTGGGTGCGATTTGTATTTATGGTCAATTAGCCCATTTACCTGCAGCAACCGGCTTACAGGGTCGTGCTTCTTGCCGAGCGGTTAGAGCGTTCGGCCAGGGTCGTGTGGCTTGCCGAGCTGGGTTAGAGTTGGGCCAGGGTCGTGGCTTCTGCCGAGCGGTTAGAGTGCTGTTCCTCGGGGCCAGGGTCGTGGCTTCGCTGGCTTTTGCTAGAGCGTTCGCCAGGGTCGTGGCTTCTTGCCGAGCTGCCAGGAGCATTCAAGCCAGGGTCGTGGCTTGCCGAGCGGTTACGCATCTCGCTCAGGGTCGTGGCTTCTGTCGGCGGTTAGAGATTCGGCCAGGGTCGTGGCTTCTTGCCGAGCGGTTAGAGCATTCGGCCAGGGTCGTGGGCTTCTTGCCCCGAGCGGTTGACATTCGGCCAGGGTCGTGGCTTCTTGCCTTAGCGGTTAGAGCGTCTCGCCAGGGTCGTGGCTTCttgcctagcggttagagcgttgggccacttCGAGTGTTGGGCTGTTACGGTTGAACACCCAGAGACGATcagatgaaaaaaaaaatctgtctgcccttgagcaaggcacttcaccCTAATTTCCTCTATGGGCGCTGtattactatgactgaccctgtaaaacaacacatttcaccgCTTCTTATCTGGTATATGTGACAAtggaaacctttttttttttatttatagaACGGTCTCTTTCCTAGGCAACATGGTCTCTTCCTGTGTAATGCGGTCTCTTCCTGTCTAATGCGGTCTCTTCCTGTATATTCATTCCGACTCCTTTGTGGTGTTTTCTGTTGTTCTTTGAAAAATAAAGATAAAGTTGATCACACAACGATGTGCTGGTCATGTCTATGGCTTGGCCTTTGTGTTGGCAGCTGATCGTCGCTGTGGAGCGAGAGGAGATTCCCAGGCTCAAAGCGCTGTACGAGCGAGGACAGAAGAACAACGTGCGTGACCTCACCATGATAGACGCCAAGGGGATCCGAGAGAgggagccctactgcagggtgagagagtgagagagagagagccctactgcagggtgagagagtgagagagagagagccctactgcagggtgagagagtgagagagagagagccctactgcagggtgagagagtgagagagagagagccctactgcagggtgagagagtgagagagagacccctactgcagggtgagagagtgagccctactgcagggtgagagggagtgagccctactgcagggtgagagggagtgagagagagacccctactgcagggtgagagagagacccctactgcagagtgagagagagagccctactgcagggtgagagggagagacctactgcagagtgagagtgagagagagagccctactgcagggtgagagagagagagccctactgcagggtgagagagagagagccctactgcagggtgagagagagagagccctactgcagggtgagagagagagagccctactgcagggtgagagagagagagccctactgcagggtgagagagagagagccctactgcagggtgagagagagagagccctactgcagggtgagagagtgagagccctactgcagggtgagagagccctactgcagggtgagagagccctactgcagggtgagagagccctactgcagggtgagagagagagagagagagagagacccctactgcagggtgagagggagtgagccctactgcagggtgagagtgagagagccctactgcagggtgagagggagtgagccctactgcagggtgagagggagacccctactgcagggtgagagggagtgagccctactgcagggtgagagtgagagagccctactgcagggtgagagtgagagagccctactgcagggtgagagtgagagagccctactgcagggtgagagtgagagagccctactgcagggtgagagagagagagagagagccctactgcagggtgagagagagagagagagcccctactgcagggtgagagtgagagagccctactgcagggtgagagtgagagacccctactgcagggtgagagtgagagtgagagccctactgcagggtgagagtgagagtgagagccctactgcagggtgagagtgagagtgagagccctactgcagggtgaggagggagtgagccctactgcagggtgagagtgagagacccctactgcagggtgagagagccctactgcagggtgagagagccctactgcagggtgagagagccctactgcagggtgagagagccctactgcagggtgagagagccctactgcagggtgagagggagtgagccctactgcagggtgagagtgagagacccCTACTGCAGAgtgagagagccctactgcagggtgagagtgagagagccctactgcagggtgagagtgagagagccctactgcagggtgagagtgagagacccctactgcagggtgagagtgagagtgagagccctactgcagggtgagagtgagagtgagagccctactgcagggtgagagggagagagccctactgcagggtgagagggagagagccctactgcagggtgagagtgagagagccctactgcagggtgagagagagagagccctactgcagggtgagagtgagagagccctactgcagggtgagagtgagagagccctactgcagggtgagagagagagccctactgcagggtgagagtgagagagccctactgcagggtgagagtgagagagccctactgcagggtgagagtgagagagccctactgcagggtgagagtgagagagccctactgcagggtgagagtgaagagccctactgcagggtgagagtgagagagccctactgcagggtgagagtgagagagccctactgcagggtgagagtgagagagccctactgcagggtgagagtgagagagccctactgcagggtgagagtgagagagccctactgcagggtgagagtgagagagccctactgcagggtgagagtgagagagccctactgcagggtgagagagccctactgcagggtgagagagccctactgcagagtgagagagccctactgcagggtgagtgTGAGAGacccctactgcagggtgagtgagagagagagacccctactgcagggtgagtgagagagagagacccctactgcagggtgagagagtgagtgtgagagagtgtgagagagaatatATTCAAGTCTCTTTACTAAGATGCTTCATAGTGAAAGTTCAGGCTTGAGTCTGAAATTACACCCTATTGCCTATACAGAGCACTACTTATGGCCTGGTTTGGAAATTACGTCATATTCCCTGGTGAAAAATAGTGCTCttttatagggaacagggtgccatttggaacacagccccAGTGTAAACGGCTTTATGGTTAAACTCTTCCTTTCAGGGTCTGATGGCCCTGGACTCTCCTTACACTGGCATCGTGGACTGGAGGCTGGTGTCACTGGCATATGGCAAGGACTTCCAGGAGGCAGGAGGGACCGTGGTTACTGAATATGAGGCTAGTGACATGGCCATGGTGAAGGAAAGCCCCGCTGGCAACACGGACGGTATCTGTTCCATACTTTCCTCACCTCAGAACACTCATACATTTGATGAAAGATGCACTTgtgaatgtattttttttttttttttttttcttcaaaacaTTTCAGGAATGAAATATCCCATCGCTATCAGAGATTCAAAGGtaggcgtgcgtgtgtgtgcgtgtgtgcgtgtgtgtgtgtgcgtgtgtgtgtgcgtgtgtgtgttaaatTATCAGAAAtatcagaaaatgtttttttgtttttgtttttaaggtgtaactaacgtgtgtgtgtgtgtgtgtgtgtggtctcctcAGGGTACGGAGGTAAGGTGTCGGTATGTGCTGACCTGTGGTGGTCTGTACTCTGACCGCCTCGCTCAGATCTCTGGCTGCAGTCCAGACCCTCGCATTGTCCCCTTCAGAGGAGATTACCTGGTCCTGAAGCCTGAGAAACACTACCTGGTCCGGGGCAACATCTACCCCGTAAGTCCTCTAGAACACCTTCTACCCCGTAAGTCCTCTAGAACGCTGTCTACCCCGTAAGTCCTCTAGAACGCTGTCTACCCCGTAAGTCCTCTAGAACGCTGTCTACCCCGTAAGTCCTCGAACGCCGTCTACCCCGTAAGTCCTCTAGAACGCCTTCTACcccgtccttctgtagctcagttggtagagcatggcgcttgtaacgccagggtagtgggttcgattcccgggaccacccatacgtagaatgtatgcacacatgactgtaagtcgctttggataaaagcgtctgctaaatggcatatatattatatatatattaagtcCTCTAGAACGCTGTCTACCCCGTAAGTCCCTCTAGAACGCTGTCTACCCCGTAGTCTCTAGAACGCCGTCTACCCCCGTAAGTCCTCTAGAACGCCGTCTACCCCGTAAGTCCTCTAGAACGCCGCGTCTACCCCGTAAGTCTAGGAACGGTCTACCCCGTAAGTCCTCTAGAACGCCGTCTACCCCGTAAGTCCCTCTAGAACGCCGTCTACCCGTATC
The window above is part of the Oncorhynchus keta strain PuntledgeMale-10-30-2019 unplaced genomic scaffold, Oket_V2 Un_contig_25013_pilon_pilon, whole genome shotgun sequence genome. Proteins encoded here:
- the LOC118377887 gene encoding L-2-hydroxyglutarate dehydrogenase, mitochondrial codes for the protein MIRTLNSASFAALFATVPKSATCRTARIHSAYDVAVVGGGIMGLASARELILRHPTLSFILLEKEKDLAIHQSGHNSGVIHSGIYYTPGSLKARLCGKGAAMAYEYLDKKGLPYKRCGKLIVAVEREEIPRLKALYERGQKNNVRDLTMIDAKGIREREPYCRGLMALDSPYTGIVDWRLVSLAYGKDFQEAGGTVVTEYEASDMAMVKESPAGNTDGMKYPIAIRDSKGTEVRCRYVLTCGGLYSDRLAQISGCSPDPRIVPFRGDYLVLKPEKHYLVRGNIYPVSPLEHLLPRKSSRTLSTP